In the genome of Chryseobacterium oryzae, one region contains:
- a CDS encoding iron-containing alcohol dehydrogenase, translating into MLNFEFKNPTKILFGKGEIAKISKEIPQDSKILMIYGGGSIKKNGVYDQVKDALKNHEVHEFGGVPANPEYEVLIKALHYIKENNITYLLAVGGGSVIDGVKFISAAANYNGEPWEILTKPVRTMEGEGMPFGTVLTLPATGSEMNSGYVISRRETNEKLSSGGPGLFPQFSVLDPEVIRSIPKNQIANGIADAYTHVLEQYMTAPSSADLQERIAESILMSLQNTAPKVMAEEFNYDAAANFMWCCTMALNGLIQKGVITDWAVHAMGHELTAQFGIDHARTLAVIAPSHYRYNFEAKKEKLTQYAERVWGISEGSTHEKAEKAIVKLEEFFHSLHIQTKLSDYTKDFAGTAEKVEKAFTERKWLGLGEHKNLTPKDAFKIVEMSY; encoded by the coding sequence ATGCTTAATTTCGAGTTTAAAAATCCAACAAAAATACTTTTCGGAAAAGGAGAAATCGCTAAAATTTCAAAAGAAATACCTCAGGATTCTAAAATTTTAATGATTTACGGTGGCGGAAGTATTAAAAAAAATGGTGTTTACGATCAGGTAAAAGATGCATTAAAGAATCATGAAGTACATGAGTTTGGTGGCGTTCCTGCAAACCCTGAATATGAAGTGCTTATTAAAGCATTGCACTACATTAAAGAAAACAACATTACATATTTGCTTGCAGTAGGTGGAGGATCGGTAATAGATGGAGTTAAATTTATTTCTGCAGCAGCAAACTACAACGGCGAACCGTGGGAAATTCTCACAAAACCTGTGAGAACAATGGAAGGTGAAGGAATGCCTTTCGGAACGGTTCTTACATTACCTGCAACAGGTTCTGAAATGAATTCGGGATATGTTATTTCCAGAAGAGAAACAAATGAAAAGCTTTCCAGCGGTGGTCCTGGCTTATTTCCTCAGTTTTCGGTATTGGATCCTGAAGTAATCCGGTCTATTCCTAAAAACCAAATTGCTAATGGAATTGCAGATGCATACACGCACGTTTTAGAACAGTATATGACTGCTCCTTCTTCTGCTGATCTGCAGGAAAGAATAGCAGAAAGTATATTGATGAGTCTTCAGAATACGGCTCCGAAAGTAATGGCAGAAGAATTTAATTATGATGCTGCTGCCAATTTTATGTGGTGTTGTACGATGGCTCTTAACGGACTTATCCAAAAAGGTGTTATCACAGACTGGGCGGTGCACGCAATGGGGCACGAACTTACTGCACAATTCGGAATAGATCATGCAAGAACACTTGCTGTAATTGCTCCTTCGCATTATCGCTATAATTTCGAAGCCAAAAAAGAAAAACTTACACAATACGCAGAAAGAGTTTGGGGAATTTCTGAAGGAAGCACCCATGAAAAAGCTGAAAAAGCTATTGTAAAACTTGAAGAATTTTTCCACAGCCTTCATATACAGACCAAACTTTCAGATTATACAAAAGATTTTGCCGGAACTGCAGAAAAAGTTGAGAAAGCATTTACCGAAAGAAAATGGCTTGGCTTAGGAGAACATAAAAATCTAACGCCTAAAGACGCCTTTAAAATCGTAGAAATGAGTTATTAA
- a CDS encoding lipocalin family protein, translated as MKKHLLLFAFSALALTSCEKDDNQGYELDMLKGEWKTVKTEVISGADNKTVLQTMIPTGCETKNVLEFRTDYYASYNAFTGSGANCSNTKVEGKYSYDNETKILVTDFVNDVDRPYKVVILSSSELRIMTMSDNIDQNGDTKIDYTYITYKR; from the coding sequence ATGAAAAAACACCTACTTTTATTTGCCTTTTCTGCATTAGCACTGACTTCTTGTGAAAAAGATGACAACCAAGGGTATGAACTAGATATGCTTAAAGGCGAATGGAAAACTGTAAAAACCGAAGTAATATCGGGTGCTGATAACAAAACTGTACTTCAAACGATGATACCAACAGGTTGCGAAACAAAAAATGTTTTGGAATTCCGAACAGATTATTATGCTTCATACAACGCATTTACAGGATCTGGTGCAAACTGCAGCAATACAAAAGTTGAGGGAAAATATTCCTATGATAATGAAACTAAAATATTGGTTACAGATTTTGTAAATGATGTAGATCGACCTTACAAAGTTGTAATTCTCAGCAGTTCAGAATTAAGAATAATGACGATGAGTGACAATATAGACCAGAACGGCGATACAAAAATAGATTACACTTACATTACTTATAAAAGATAA
- a CDS encoding GDSL-type esterase/lipase family protein produces MKNIFSFILIFTFGFFLAQIKKPIFWDDIQNFKKIDQQTAPPENAILLLGSSSFTKWQDVSDYFPGKTIINRGFGGSRLKDLNDYADDLLKPYHPKQIIIYCGENDLADNTHLKPETVVARYKEFYAKIRERFPMVQVDYISIKFSPSREHLWQKIKEVNSKISKFMKKEKNADYIDITQVMNDSNGNIRRDLFLDDMLHITPEGYRLWSSVMNPYIK; encoded by the coding sequence ATGAAGAACATCTTTTCATTCATACTTATATTTACATTCGGTTTTTTTCTAGCTCAGATTAAAAAACCAATTTTTTGGGACGACATTCAGAATTTTAAAAAGATAGATCAGCAAACAGCACCTCCAGAAAATGCCATTCTTCTGTTAGGCAGTTCATCTTTTACCAAATGGCAGGATGTTTCAGATTATTTTCCTGGTAAAACTATTATCAACAGAGGTTTTGGGGGTTCCAGACTTAAAGATCTTAATGATTATGCCGATGATTTGCTAAAACCTTATCATCCAAAACAAATTATCATCTACTGTGGTGAAAATGATTTAGCAGATAATACTCATCTTAAACCTGAAACGGTAGTGGCTCGCTACAAAGAATTTTACGCAAAAATTAGAGAAAGATTCCCAATGGTTCAGGTAGATTATATTTCTATAAAATTTTCTCCAAGCAGAGAACACTTATGGCAGAAAATAAAGGAAGTAAACAGTAAAATATCAAAATTTATGAAGAAAGAAAAAAATGCAGATTATATTGATATTACTCAGGTAATGAACGATTCTAACGGCAACATCAGAAGAGATCTTTTTCTTGATGACATGCTTCACATCACTCCGGAAGGTTACCGGCTTTGGTCTTCTGTTATGAATCCTTACATAAAGTAG
- a CDS encoding lipocalin family protein has translation MKKILLMAVVAGFALTACKKDDDEVPSIVGTWKVNKYTYKYANGKFETETPDACEAKTNFTFKEGGSLISDEYYSGSGTCKSDYSTGTYNYKENEKDLYVSLDGNTMRFKVITINNFELVLLGEKDDYDGDGKDDEYTMYLKR, from the coding sequence ATGAAAAAAATATTATTAATGGCAGTTGTAGCAGGATTCGCTCTTACTGCATGTAAAAAAGACGATGATGAAGTTCCGTCTATCGTAGGTACCTGGAAGGTTAATAAATACACTTACAAATATGCCAATGGTAAATTTGAAACTGAAACTCCAGATGCTTGTGAAGCTAAGACCAATTTTACCTTCAAAGAAGGCGGAAGCTTAATTAGTGATGAATATTATTCAGGTTCAGGAACGTGTAAATCAGATTATTCTACTGGTACTTACAATTACAAAGAAAACGAAAAAGATCTTTACGTAAGTCTGGATGGAAATACTATGCGTTTCAAAGTCATCACCATCAACAATTTTGAACTTGTTTTGTTAGGTGAAAAAGACGATTATGATGGAGACGGAAAAGATGATGAATATACAATGTATTTAAAGAGATAA